In the genome of Cervus elaphus chromosome 5, mCerEla1.1, whole genome shotgun sequence, the window TAGGAGCCAGAAAAAAGCAATCATCTCAGCCCTTGAACCCAAACACTATTTCCTCGAAGTTCTTGCTGTTACTTTCTTCCTCTTTACCTGCTTTAGCAGCATAGGAGAATGTAGTGACACAGTGCCGTGGAATCCTCCTGCCTCCTTCTGAAGCGTGCAGTCACCACCAAATAGCTTTGACTTTGGGttcatttcattttcctggcCTGCTAAAGGAAAATACGAACATTGCCTGCCTCAaagagttgtgaggattaagcgACATACTCCATGCAAGGTCAGTGCAGCGGCTGAAGAGACGAACATCCCAACACTGCCACTGGTGGACAGTGGTGCCCTCTCCTGGCAGCTTGAAAAACTTGACATAAGGCAGCCTGGGTTCAAACTGAGCTTTGTTTCCCAAGCTGAGGTGACTGGGCCAGCATGACTGGATAGGGTGATTTTAAAGGTTCTGAGAAACCTTCACCCTTGTTCCCACATCAAGTACGCTGTGAATGACTGATACTGAGCCATGGCTGGCAATGGCAGGAAAGTAGGATGGGAGAAGGGGCTTGAGAAAAGGAGGGAGGCTGGACAAACCTTTCCAACATGGCTCTCCTAGGTCCTAAGGCAGTGGCTCGGAACCCATGCCACTGCTGCTCCTGCTTCTGAAGGGGGCAGTGGTAACCACCAGGTCCTGGCTGGAACTGGCTGCCTCTGTTCTTGAGGTGCCCCATACAGAACTCTGAGCTGGGCAGGAAACAGAGCCAAGGCTTCTGGGATGGGCACTTGTGACTCCAAAGACAGAGAAGTCAGCCTCTGCCTCAGCCTGGCAGCAAGGACGTGCTGGGTCAGGACTCTGAAGAACTGAACTAGCTCACCTGGTGGCCCGCTGGGTGGCAATGAGGACGTCTCTgagcctctctgggcctgtttACCCCTCATAAGGGAGGGATCTGGATTATGGGTTCTTGTGTCCCTTCTGGCTCTTGGATGGATTTTAAACTGTTCTCACTCTCGGGCAATTAGACCCTCCACCTTCTTCCAAAGTACCAGCCAAAACTCTTAGAAGACGGCCCAACAGTGCTGGCTCTCTGACACCCAGGAGGAAAAACACAGAGGCTCCACTGAGAGAGATAGAGATATATTTCTTCTGTTGCATATTTCAGACTTCACACTGAGCTTCAGGCACAATGCTGCTCCAGGTTCTTCTGAGAGCCCTGGCAGAGTCTTCTTCCCATGTTGCTCATGAGGGCTCACCACTCCAGGTCAGAGAAGCCCAGGCCCTGCTTGCAGTTCTGGGTACCTGGGAGACTGCAATGGTCTCAGCAGGCCCTGGTGCCCTGTCTTTCCCATCAAGGGGCAGGGTATGCTGGAAAGCCCTAGAGCCAGCCCCGCCCCCTCTTCTATGGTCCCCTGGCTACAAGAGGAGAGGCTGACCCATTAGAGTCCAGCTCTGCAATGCTTTCCTAATCACCTGTTCTCTAGCTCTCAGAGCCTGCCACAGCACTTGTAGCCCCACAAAACCTCAGCCGTGAGCACCTCAGGCCAAAGCTGGGGGATAAGGCCCTAGAGAGTGAGGCAGACCCAGCCTCCTCCAGAGCAGCAGCAGATGGGCTTGTCTGGCCCCTGCTCCCCAGAGCCTTGGCCCACTTCCTGGCCCCACTCTGGGCCCTATTGCACATCTTTTGTTTCCAGTTCATTCCCCACCacccatttttctttaaaaaaaaagaaaacaaaattagagGAGAAGGTGAGGAAGCTAGAGCCCTTCTCCCCATGTTCCTGCTAACATCTGGTCCCCAGCAGAGCCATTTCAGTGGTAAATACCATGCCCACCTTCCCTGCCGTCTGTGGGTTCTTGATGGCTGACAAGGGTGTACAGCCTGGGCCTCTGGTTCTTGCCTGTGAGGGAGACAGCCCTCTGTCATCTGTAAGGTGCAATTTCCCGGGTCTTCCGGAGGCGCTGGCTGGGACCCTGCTACCTGAGTCGCCCATCTGCTTTGACAGGCCCCAGCTCTGATTTGGGGTCCGGGGACAGAGAGCTCCAGCTGGTCAGTCTGCAGAGCTCCAGGGAGGGACAGGTGGAGGGGCCCGTGGCACACAGTCCAGCCACAGACCAGAAGCTGCTTAGTTCCCCGTCTGTCCAGGCCTCCAGCGCCGGGCCAGTGAGCTCTGCATGTAGTCGGGCAGCCTCCTCCGCAGGCTCTGGCTGAGGCAGGTTCAGGATGCCACTCAGGCCCTGGAAACTCTGCTCCATATACTCGTTGTGGGGTGGCCCAGCGTGCAGCCAGCTGGCATCATCTGGGGGTGCAGAGCAGGAGTAAGCATGCCCCACCCGAATGATCTCATGAAGGCCAGACCCTGGGAATCAGGTCTGAGCACCCCAGTCAGTCCTGTCCCAACTCTACCACTGAGTCGCATCTTGCTGAATGACTTTAGACTAATCCACAGAACTTTCTGTGCTTGTAAAACTTAGTTTTATAAAATCAAGACAGTAATCCCCAAATTCCTAacttgaggattaaataaaacagtGGGTTCAAGGTACTTTAGAAAGTAAGGTTATTTTCTGATAATGGTATGGTTTGTGTCACCCATGCTGCTTCTCAATCACCTCCAGTGGTCTCCAGAGCCCTCAGAAGCCTAGTACTCAGGCCTTTAGGCTACAAGCCCTGCTTACTCTGCCGGccttccttcccatctccttTGGCATCCTACTCCCTTCCACCCTCTGTTCTCCTCATGCACTAGACACCTGCTAACTTTGTTCCCTCAGTTTAGAATATCCTTCATTGTCTATAAAAATCAGCTCCTTCAAGACTCAGCTCCAATAGCACTTGCTGTCAAGCTTGCCTCCACCACCCCACCCTTCATCTCCTCCATCAGACTGTGAGTCCTAGGAGAGCAGGGGCGCCTGTTCTGATCTGCCACAGCCACTGCCCCACCCTGGACCCCATCCTCTTCTGGGTTACCTCTGCTCTGACCCACCTTCTCAGTGATGGGACATGGCTGGAGGAAGAAAACATCTACCTACTTACTGAACATCTACTGTATACCAACCATTTTTACCCAGATATTCACCCCTAAGAGCCCCCAGAAGGTACTCACTTGTATTGGGACCCCTGCAGGAACCTACAGCCTACACCTAGTTTAGAGCCTGTCTCCTAGCCTCAGCTATGTGACCTTCTCCACCTGGCTACCAATGGACTGGGAAGAGGACCAACATCAGATCTGCTGTCCTAAGAATGTGGAACTTGTGGACTGAGGGGCCCTGGTCAGTCTCCGTTGCACTGAGAGGCCATGTATTGAGAAGCCTGAGGCTGATTCAAACAGCACAGGATGAGGGACACGATGGccccagagagacagaaagcacGTCTCAGTTCCAGTGGGACCCGAGtcatttcctgagttctgtgggGGAAAGCCCCACATTTTTCCAATAATTTCCCCCTTTCCCCTGGAGCAATTTGAGTGGATCTATGTTCCACACACCCAGGAGGTCTCTAACAATTGTATTTCTCTTACTTTACATGTAATAAGACTGAGGTTCAGGAAGGCCCAGTAATTTGCCAAGAATAAAAGCCCAATTAAAGTGTCAGAGCTGCGTTCTAAAGTCAGGTCTGCCTGCCCGGGAAGCATGATATCAGAGTGCAGGGTTCTGGGATGCTTACGGATGGATGGGCAAAGCCACAAtctgcccccttccccttctctgatGTTAGCTTCTTGGGATCACCTGTCTACAAATCCTATCCTGCCTGACTCCTGGGTATCATTTGGGAACTAGATACTTACCTTTCCTGAGAGGTAGTTTGCGGTTGAAGGTCAAGGGCAGCACGAGGAAGCGAGTCTCACCCAGGGGTTCCCAGAACTGAAGCAGTCGAACAGTCCAGGCCCCTGGCCGCAGGGGCCGGCTCAGTGGGGGTTTGTACTGCGTGACCTCCGTTTCCGCGTCTACCACGATGTCATAAGATGTGGCCACCACGTAGGTGGGGTCGATCCATACCACGGTGACTGTGAGGTTGGGGCCCCGGGCCCAGCGCTGCATGGCCACAGGCTCGTCCAGTGGCCCCAGCAACCCCCCAAAGTTCCGGAAAAGACGCTCTTTGGGGTCCCACTCGGTGCCAACCTGTAGGGAAGGAGGCAGCTGGGCAGAAGCCAAGGGAAAGTCCTCCTCTTTACCTGCTGCCCCCTCTAACTCCTGTGGGACATCAGGCCAGTCACTGtctctttctgggcctcagtctcccccttTGCAAAATGATAGGCTCAGACTGGGATTTTTAACATCTCTATAAGCTCTGAGATTCATTCTAGGCTCCTGTTCTGACCTGCTCTGAAGTGTTGGGGGCAGTAAGGCAGAAATGAGATTCGAAGTCCTGCCCAGAGACCATCCCCACATGGACCAAAGGCCTCCAAGAAGGAGACTGAGGAGACACTCAAAAGCCTAATCTTCTGGCCCAACTGGAATGTCCAACTCCTTATAGAAGAAAATCCCTGGGTGTAGAATACAGGCTTGCGTTGTAGTGGAACCAAGGTCCCCTCCCCGCTGACTGCATGTCCTCTGTGCATCCCAAGGCTGCCATCACTGGGAAAGAAGACCCAGGAATCCAGTCCTGAAAGGCAACCCAATCCTCAGCCCTCCCTTAGTGtctgtccctctctccccacGACCCTGAGTCTTATGGGGAACAGGAGGAAGCAAGGGGAGGACCTGTCCCACCTCCAAACTCTGGAGCCGGCTGGCCTGGTCACTGTGCCCCAACAGCTTCAGCGACCCCTGGGGCATCAGCCACATCTCCAGCGTCTCTGCCGGCCCCTGGGCTGAGGACTGCACCACCTGCGTCACCAAGTAGCCCTGGAAATGGTCGTCATAGAAATACAGGTGCACGCTGGACGGCAAGCCCCTGGGCTCAAACCTAAGAAGGTTCCAGCAGGGAGAAAGGGAGATGCCATCAGCACACCCAACTTGGCCTGGAGTCCCAGGAAGGGGGCTCTGGGGGAGTCCCATCCCCAGGTGCTTTCTTTGCCCAGATCTCACACCCACAGATCCTACATGCCTGGCGTTTGCCATCTTCATTTTATTTGCACTTTTCCCTGCCTCGGGCTGGGGGctccctgggggaggggctgtcTCTTTCTGATTGTCCTCCTTACAGGGCATTACATCCTGAGAGTCTGCAAAATGTCAAAAGGAGGTCTCACCTGCAGAGTGGGTTGGCCAGGGGGGACGCAGCAGTGGTGATGTGGCGCAGGCTGAGGCGGGCAAAAGCAGTGTAAGCAGTGAGCATGACATCGCTGAGCCCACTGGGGCCATCAGCCACGTCATAGGTGTTCTCCCAGTAGGCCTTGAGGGCTGGGGTGCCGGGGGGGTAGCTGCCATATAGGTGGAAGTCCAGGATTTCCAGTACCTCCTGGTTCACAGTGGACTCAAACTTCCGGGCGAAGAAGGTGGGTCTGGAGACTTGCTGGAGTGGGAGAGGCAAGGAGGGTGAAGGGGTCTGGAGGTCCCAGAGAGCACAGCAGGGGAAGCGCCTTTTCCCAGCACTGCCTAGAGATCAGCCACCGAGGGTTTTTCCTGCCTCCAGTTTAGCCCCTGCCCCCGGGGGCTGCTCCCGGTAAGAGTCCCCCAGATCCTCTGGTTGGACCACCCAGGATTGTTTCTGACCCTAGGAAGCACCCAGCAAAAAGCTGGAGTGAGACTCTATCAAGGGCCAGAGATTGGGGGTCATGGGGAAGCACCTGCAGCCGTAGGAAGTCCTGCGGCTTGAAGTCATTGGGGGAGCAGCCGCACCAGTCCACGATGTGCTTGTACTGGCACTTGCAGCCCAGCTTGCGGTTCCAGTTGGTGACCCGCAGGTTGTTGTCCACGAGGCTCTCGCAGGCTGGGCTGTTCTCCAGCACAGTGTGAAAGAAGGACTGTGGGTGACAGGGCGGGGTAGAGGGTGAGCCGTCGAGCCCACCACTTGCCCTCCCCTGCCTGGGCGCGGGCCCAGTCACCTACCTCGGCTGGGAGCAGCGTGTACGTGTAGAACTGACGTAGCTGGGCCACAAGCGGGTCGTCTGTATACACCACATACTCCACAAAGCTGCGAGTTAGCACGAACCAGTCCGAGCCACCGTCCACCACAATGCCTGCTGGGATCTGCCGCTCGCCCAGACGCCACATATGCGAATCGCACTCATGGAAGAGCCGGTCCAAGCCCTGTTTCTTGATGAACCTGTGGGAGGCACATGGGCCTGTGGCTGAGGGTCTTGCAGGGTGGAATCCAGGCTCTCATCTTTCTAGGAATCAGCACTCCTCAATCTATGATTGGTTTGGAGGTTTTGCAACCAAGGGCTAAGGCCACCAAGCCCCCTGAGTGTAGGGCTTGTGGCGAGACCCCAAGATCAGGGCATCCTCCACCATCCCCTTACCTGGAATTGTCCCGGCCATGAGACTTGAGGAAATTCTTGTCCCGGTTCTTGGACAGGAAAGCTACCAGCTCCTCATTGGTCCTGGAGAGAAAATCGCATGTGGGTAGCGTGTGTGAGAGTGGCTCAGTCACAGCCCAGAGCAGACAGACCCCTCCAGCACTCTTTACCTTCACTCCTTGGCCCCTTCTTTTCTTACTGAGAGCCAGTCTGGCCAACTGACCTACTCTAGGTTGATGCTCTGGGGTGGTGAGGATCTGAGGTCCCTGAGAAAGACCACCCCATCCTTCTTCCACCCTTTCCTGTCTGACCCAAGATCCTGGTTCAGACTTCTGGCTTCTTCTCCTCCCCACCTGTTGTCCCTTACAACCCTCATATCATCTTTCAACAACAACTCCTCTAAAACATTGCTGGGACCCAGGAATCATGTTTGAGGTGTGCAGATCCCAGAATGAGGCTTTGGGGAGGGAAGAAGTCCATTGGGACCCTGGAACCCCAAGTCCTAGAGGAGGCCCCCCTCCCATCTGCAGGGCTCAGAGCACCGCCCCACACCTGGTCGGGTAGTCAGTGGCACTGAGGTTGATGAAGAAGTCCCAGGCCCAGCCGGGCACCTCCAGCAGGTCCCGCATGCTCCGCAGATACATCCTCAGCAGGCTGGCCCCGCCCCAGATGGTGACCATGCGCCAGGGCGTTACCCGCACGTTATCATACTGCCGGGCCAGCTCCACTACCTCCCGGTGCAGGTAGTTGGAGCgctgtgggaggtggggtggtggtggtggaaactcagcagtggaagATGAACCCCCAGCATCACAACCTCCCCACCCGGCCCCACCCCAGGGCGGAGAACAAGTGACATGAAATGGACAGAGCACGGGCTAGGGCTCCAGCTCTCAAGCAGCATGTCAGCTGGTACGGGCTGCTCCCCCATTCCCCATTCTCCTATCTCTGGGCCCCCTGAGCAAGTCAGAGATACTGTCTGTCCATGACAATCTGGGCCTCTGTCCTACTTACTCAGATGCCCTGTCTCCCTGGCCATAGCAGGTACCTTGTCCACATGGACGTAGAAGAAATGCTGCCTGTGGTACACAGCCTTGAGGAGACGCTTCAGCTGCCGGATGGCACGGCCATGAACCACCAGCATGTAGGCGATTCGCACTGGGGGACCATCCACGGGCTGCTGGGCCCGGACCTCGTCCCACGGGATGCCAGGGCTCACCTTCCCTGAGAGTGGAGAACAGGGGCATCGGTGAGGTCCCGCTCCAGGTCACAGGGTACAGTCAAGATGGGAAGAGGGAGCTGCCTGTCGTCAAAAGGAAAAACCCTGGACGTAGAGCCCGGTGCTCCCGGGCCCTAGGTCCACCTCTGCCACTTAGTGCACTCATCGCCAACCTGGGCAGCGAGGTGTGCCCTTCCGGGCTTTCATCCCTGAGAACTGGGGGCGGGGATCCCTGCCGTACACCCTTCTGGGCCACCACCTCTCTGCCTAGGCTTGTCTCTTACCAGCCCGCTGGCAGTGCCGGGGCACAGCCTTGGGCATGAGGCTGCCAGCCTGGTGCAGGCACACCACGTTGGCGATCTCCTGCTGGCACTGCTTGGAGCTGGCTCGGGCCAGTGCAGACAGAGCATCCTTGCCAACGATCTCGCACTTGGGCGTGAAGCTGTTGTCTGTGGGCTGGGGGGCGCCCTCCACACTCCCCGTGTCTCCATGCGGGAAGCCAGCCGCCCCAACCAGCGCCTCCTCAGCCGCCGCCCCGCTCAGGTTCTGGCGGCCTGGGGcctctgggggcggggtgggggggatccGCCGGCCGGTTCTGTGCCGGCTA includes:
- the XYLT2 gene encoding xylosyltransferase 2, which encodes MVASARVQKLVRRYKLAIATALAILLLQGLVVWSFSVLEDDEPGEKGRQKKPRPLDPSEGSKDTDSSAGRRGSAGRRHGRWRGRAESPGVPVAKVVRAITSRHRTGRRIPPTPPPEAPGRQNLSGAAAEEALVGAAGFPHGDTGSVEGAPQPTDNSFTPKCEIVGKDALSALARASSKQCQQEIANVVCLHQAGSLMPKAVPRHCQRAGKVSPGIPWDEVRAQQPVDGPPVRIAYMLVVHGRAIRQLKRLLKAVYHRQHFFYVHVDKRSNYLHREVVELARQYDNVRVTPWRMVTIWGGASLLRMYLRSMRDLLEVPGWAWDFFINLSATDYPTRTNEELVAFLSKNRDKNFLKSHGRDNSRFIKKQGLDRLFHECDSHMWRLGERQIPAGIVVDGGSDWFVLTRSFVEYVVYTDDPLVAQLRQFYTYTLLPAESFFHTVLENSPACESLVDNNLRVTNWNRKLGCKCQYKHIVDWCGCSPNDFKPQDFLRLQQVSRPTFFARKFESTVNQEVLEILDFHLYGSYPPGTPALKAYWENTYDVADGPSGLSDVMLTAYTAFARLSLRHITTAASPLANPLCRFEPRGLPSSVHLYFYDDHFQGYLVTQVVQSSAQGPAETLEMWLMPQGSLKLLGHSDQASRLQSLEVGTEWDPKERLFRNFGGLLGPLDEPVAMQRWARGPNLTVTVVWIDPTYVVATSYDIVVDAETEVTQYKPPLSRPLRPGAWTVRLLQFWEPLGETRFLVLPLTFNRKLPLRKDDASWLHAGPPHNEYMEQSFQGLSGILNLPQPEPAEEAARLHAELTGPALEAWTDGELSSFWSVAGLCATGPSTCPSLELCRLTSWSSLSPDPKSELGPVKADGRLR